Proteins co-encoded in one Astatotilapia calliptera chromosome 18, fAstCal1.2, whole genome shotgun sequence genomic window:
- the myl12.2 gene encoding myosin, light chain 12, 2 — MSSKRAKGKNTKKRPQRATSNVFAMFDQSQIQEFKEAFNMIDQNRDGFIDKEDLHDMLASLGKNPTDEYLEAMMNEAPGPINFTMFLTMFGEKLNGTDPEEVIRNAFACFDEEGTGVIQEECLRELLTTMGDRFTDEEVDELFREAPIDKKGNFNYVAFTRILKHGAKDKDD, encoded by the exons ATGTCAAGCAAAAGGGCCAAGGGAAAGAACACCAAAAAGCGTCCTCAGCGTGCCACCTCCAATGTGTTTGCCATGTTTGATCAGTCTCAAATCCAGGAGTTCAAAGAGGCTTTCAACATGATCGATCAAAACAGGGACGGCTTCATCGACAAAGAAGACCTTCATGACATGCTGGCCTCATTAG GTAAGAACCCCACAGATGAGTACCTGGAGGCCATGATGAATGAAGCACCTGGCCCAATCAACTTCACCATGTTCCTGACGATGTTCGGAGAGAAGCTGAACGGCACAGATCCAGAGGAAGTGATCCGTAACGCTTTCGCCTGTTTCGACGAGGAGGGCACAG GTGTGATTCAGGAGGAGTGCCTGCGGGAGCTGCTCACCACTATGGGTGACAGGTTTACAGATGAAGAAGTGGACGAGCTCTTCCGCGAGGCGCCCATTGATAAAAAAGGAAATTTCAACTATGTAGCATTCACACGTATTCTGAAACACGGTGCAAAGGATAAGGATGACTAG
- the bag1 gene encoding BAG family molecular chaperone regulator 1, protein MSEQTITMTVAYGSSKHSITLTGHEDGKGPTVKDLSDALAQATGVPPASQKLIFKGKSLKDMEESLSSYGIKEGCKLMMIGKRNSPEEEAELRKLKDIEKCVEQMAKKLEKVDGELTGLKNGFLAKDLQAEALGKLDHRVKIAAEQFMKILEEIDAMSVPENFNDCRMKKKGLIKTVQDFLAQCDKIEACISDHLSKIQSKNLALAE, encoded by the exons ATGTCGGAGCAAACGATAACTATGACAGTCGCATACG GATCCTCTAAGCACAGCATCACGCTAACAGGACATGAGGATGGAAAAGGACCCACTGTTAAAGACCTGTCAGATGCTCTCGCTCAAGCCACCGGAGTCCCACCTGCCTCTCAGAAACTTATCTTTAAAG ggAAGTCACTGAAAGACATGGAAGAGAGCCTTTCCAGCTATGGAATAAAAGAAGGCTGCAAACTCATGATGATTGGAAAGAGG AATAGCCCAGAGGAAGAAGCTGAACTGAGGAAACTCAAAGACATTGAGAAATGTGTGGAGCAGATGGCcaagaagctggagaaggtAGACGGGGAGttgactggactgaaaaat GGCTTTCTCGCCAAAGATCTCCAGGCAGAGGCCTTGGGTAAACTAGACCACAGAGTAAAAATAGCAGCTGAGCAGTTCATGAAGATCTTGGAGGAGATAGATGCTATG AGTGTTCCAGAAAATTTCAATGACTgcagaatgaagaaaaaaggacTAATAAAAACAGTGCAg GATTTCCTCGCCCAGTGCGACAAAATCGAGGCTTGTATATCAGACCATCTATCAAAGATCCAGTCAAAAAACCTGGCTTTGGCAGAATAG